DNA sequence from the Chamaesiphon minutus PCC 6605 genome:
TAGGGAGCATTCCCAATAGCAAAAAGAATACTTCCCGCCAGCGTCGCTCGCTAACATTTTTAACTGACTTTAGAAATAATAGATCGCCATGAACTGCAAAACTATCCACAATCCACTTCGCTGTAAAGTACTCGTGAAAAGTGAGATGAGAAAAAGAAAAAATTCCCTTGGCGCGTTCGACTAATAAACCATGTTGCGCCATAATCGATCGCAATACCAATTCACTATCTAGCTGCAAAGCCTCTTCATCTGTCGCCGCACCTGATATATTGCGAATATAGTCGGTAATATGGCGTTCTACCGTGCTTTGTTTAAAGAAGTACTCACCCCGATCGAATGTGTCGAAGGCTATCTGACTTAATAAATCTTCCTTCCTTTTGAGTGATAACTTTTTATACACTTGATGTCGCTCGATATCGCGTTTGGCATCCCACTTTTTCAGCAGCACATCCAGCCCTTCTTTATACAATTCCGAGCGATTGCTGGGGAACTCCGATCCCTCTCCAAAAATCAAACACAGCAAGGTCAATAGCAGCGGATTCGTTGCCAATTCCATGACTGGCTCGCGCTCTTTTAGCTTCGATAGCATTCGCTCGGCTGTAAGTGGTTTGCCTTTAGCCTGAAACCATTTGTTGATAAATTCAGCAATCTGCTTTTCATCAAAATCTGCAACCTCTACTTCGGTAAAATGCTCAAACTTGTATTCCCATGCGGCAATCCGGCAAGTAATTACAATCTGGCATTTCCGATATAAATTAGTAAAATTCTCGATCGCCTTCCGCACTCGATCGTGGTCGATTTCTCGCACTTCATCCAAACCATCCAGCAATACTAATGCTCGACCTGCACTGAGCAGTGTCTTTGCGGTCGCCGTGACCCCACGGTCTACCCATTGACGATCGATATATTCTAGGACACTCGGCTGTGCTGGTGCTTCAGCAAAGTCCTTCAGCGTCACAAAAATGGGCACTCTTTCCGGTTGAAAGTTACTACCACAACAAAGCATCGCTAACTGCTTCATAAAGGTGGTTTTACCTGCTCCTGGTTTACCCAAGATCATCAGTTTATCGTGCAGATTTACTGCCTCTATCCCTGGTACTCGCGCCTGTGTAACTTTACCTAAAAACGGTCGAAGCTTGCGCGCCGCCTAGCGGCGGTCGAAATCCTCTCTTTGGCAATGAGCCAACATTTTGTTAATTTCCGAGCGAGTTCTGCCCGCGCTCTTTTCTAGAATATTGACACTGGTGTAGATGTCACCATACTCGATCGGCTGTTCCATATCCAGAATCCGCATCTTACCGCAGCGGTGGAGGATATCATCACTGACTTGTTGACGGATGGTTTGAACGAGGCTATCAATCTCTGAAGTTAATTCTGCGTCTATTTCTTCTATCTCTACATTGGCGATCGATCGCCAATCCAATTTTAAAGCCTTACAGATATTCTGAAAAATTTCACAGTGAACGGGTTGTCCTGCGAAAAAATTGTTCACTGTGGTGCGGGATACGCCCTCTTTACCACCCACGCCATCTACTACACCAGCTAAATGTGTTTTGGACTTATTTGGATAAAATTTCAATGCAGCCTTAGCCTTTTTGATGCCCTCTTCACTTGCTCTATAACTTGCCATTGTGAATTATCGGAAAATACTCGGACAGTACTTGGACGGTCGAACAAAACTCGAACACATTTGCTGGACAGCGTATTGAGGATTTTATGAGCTAATGGAGATAAGGCGAAATTACCTATGACGCTGAATCAAGTTATCTCCAAATCACATTTATGCTATCACTCAAAAACTTATCGATACTTCTCAATAATCCTTCCGCTAATACTTTTAGGCACGATCGAGAGATCGATCGAGAGATCGAACGAGCGATTTGGATAGATCGAGTAAATCAGGCACGGATTAGCTCTTATTGTGCCCTAGTTGTAACGGGAATCTCAAGCGTGGGCGATTTTATCGGCATAATTCTAGTGCTAAAGGGACAAATAACCATCGGTGTTCTGACTTCTCTCTGTGGATTCTTAGCTAACAATCGGTTTGAGAAAATTGCCACAGCAGCGAATCATCGATTAGATCGAATGATGAGGTATGACTGAACTAATCTAAACTTAGAGATCGACCTTGAGATGCAAAATTCTCATCCTCATCGGGCGCATTACACCACGAACTCTCGATACGCTGCCGTGCCGTAGACCATGTTTTTATCGAATGCCGATAACACCCGATTTTGAGCCGCGTCCGATGCCAGACAACGACATACCAAAGTGGCCACGTCCGATCGTGTAATGCTGCCAGCTACATGAGTATCCAAGGTCAACACCCCATTCCCCGTAGCTGGCTCCGATTTCAAACCACCGGGACGGACGATCGTGTAATTCAAGCCACTATCCATCAGGTATTGCTCGGCCTTTTCCTTATCAGCTAGTACAGATGCCAAGGCTGCATAGGCAGTCGCTGGAATGGCATCTTTGGTGGCACCCGCACCGAGGGAGGAAACTAGAATAAACCGACTGACCCCATTCTTCACCGCCGCATCAATTAAGTGTTTATTGCCAAGGAAATCCGCTCGCTGTCCATCCTGGGGCAGTCCGCCGATGGGGTACGACAACGATTTGTGCAAAACTGTATCATGGCAGGCTTAAAACCTCTGTACAGCAATGCTTTGGAAGATCGATTTCTCTCATGGGTATGAACCATTTTGCCGCTTTGATCGATGGTTTAATTCAGCGATTCATCTCAAAGTACTGTGGATGGTCTATTTGAGCGATTCTGTCACTCTACCTATGATGCAATCGCTCAGTTAATTAGCACCATGTAGTATGTACTGGGCTAGGTATCGAACATCTGTAGTTTAACAATTCATGAGAAATTGTTATTGATCGACGACGGAACGCTCGTTTCAACAGTTAGCGATCAATTGGGTTGACTTATATCACTTAAGAATCAGCAGTGATCGGGTTTTGACAAGCAGCCTATACGAGTTGAAACTATTACTCAGAGATAACTTTTACCATCTAGAATGTGATAATGCGGCTCCCTGTTCCAGGATAAATTGTGTTTCAAATTTGAAATAGATAACTAATTTAAGCAGGTTAAATCTCTCTTATTCGGAAAAATAGTAAAACGGTTCATGACCATTGCAAAAACGGATCTTTGAAAGTATTGCTATACAAGGATTTTAAGCCTGTCGTGATACAGTTTTACACGAATCGTTGCCATACCCGCCGATCGTACTAACGATCGCACTAATTCGACCGTTCATGGCATTGATAACATCGCTCAGGTTGAGGGCATCACCCACTATCGTTTCCACGTTCATCGCCTGAAGATCGGATTGGGAAGCAGGCGATCGAATCAAAGCCAATACAGGCAAATTTTGGGTAGCCAAAATGCGGGCAATTTGATGGCCGACACCACGGCTAGCACCAGCAAGAAAAATTGAGCCGGAAGTTGTCATAAGTTTATGGATGAGCGATCGCTTTAATCCAAATCCTATCACCCACATTCCGCTGTTGGAACGATCTCTTTCTGGAAAGAGGAAGATCGCTGCTTCAATTTCCCTGTACCCTGCCAGATCGGGTAGAAACAGCAGGTGTTCCTTGAAAGTACCGTTACCGCATCCATCGATCGGGTAGAAAATTGAAACTATACAATCTGATTCTGGCTAGACATTTTGCTAGGAGTGGCTTTAATTGGTAGCCGCACTATAAATTTAGTACCTAGATCTAGTTGACTATCAACTTCGATACTGCCATGATGTGCCTGGACGATCGCCCGCACGATCGCTAAACCCAATCCCGTTCCGCCTGTATTCCGCGATTCTCCAGAGGAGAGGCTCCGCCAACGATCGGCTTGTACTCGATAAAAGCGATCGAAAATATGTGGTAAATCTGCCTCCGCAATGCCAATCCCATTATCTTGGATGGTGACGATCGCGTGACGCTCTGATGATTCTAAGCGAATCGTGACTACTCCGTCGGTAGGGGTATATTGAATGGCATTATTAATCAAATTGGCGATCGCTCGATACAGCCTGTCGCTATCGCCCATAACATAGATTGGCTGTTTGACTAGAATTTCTAAGCGGAGATCGATTGGATTAGCGAGTGCTATTGGAGCTAATTCTTCTTCTAAATCGCTGACTAAATCGTTCAAACAGCAGGGCTGAAACTGCATGGGTAATTGCTTCGCCTCCAACCGCGATAGCCACAGCAAATCCTCAGCTAGACGAGTGAGGTGGCGAATTTGACGCTGGGCAATTTCCCAATTATTGCGAGTTTCCGGCTCGATTACTTCGACATCTAAAGCATTTTCTACGGCTATGCTGGTGACAGCTAGCGGCGTTCTCAGTTCGTGGGCGGCATCGGCGGTAAACTGCTGAATTTGTTGGTACGACTGGTAAATTGGTTCGATTGCCAAACCTGAGAGCCACCAACTAGCCCCGCCAATTAGTAACATTGCTAGTGGAATCCCAAAGATTAGAATTAGATGTAGACTACTCATGTATTCATCTAATCGATCGAAGGATTGGGCAACTTGAAGATAACCCCAGTCGCGATTGTTGATCGTTTTGAGTGGTATTGTATGAAAGTGATAGCGTTCGCCACGATCGTCAGTAATAGTTTCCCAATCCATAGTTGGGATTTTATTCTCTCTTGGCAAAGCGACGTTTCCGGTAAACTTGTGTTGCTTCGATCCCAAAGTCGCAATCGTTTGACCTTTTAAGTTCAACAATCGCAGACAGTAGCCTTGTTTTTTTGTCAGTTCGGCAATTTTAGAATGGGGTTTAACTGGCAAACATTCCTGTCCGACTATACACAGTCCAGGAAGTACATTCATCACAACGGGATTTACTATTTCCGGCTGTTGTAAAACAGCTTCCAGCGTATCGTGTACGGTGCCAGCTAAAGTGTTTAATTCTCGATCGACCGTTCGAGCGAATGCTCTAACCATCACTAAATGGATCGCTAAGCCACACAGCAAGGCGATCGAACCAATGACGAGCGCATAGGTAATAGTTAGTTGAATGCGAGTACGATTGAATAGGCGATTTTGATGCACTGTTAACGATCGATAATTATCTATTTATTTATGAATAGAATTGAGACGGTATCCAAATCCGCGCATAGTCTCAATCGAACTCTCACAGCCTAATTCAGCTAACTTTTTCCGTAATAGCCGAATTTGGGCGGCGACAACATTACTCGCTGACTCCGAATCGAGCGGCCAAATCCGATTGCGAATTTGGTCGTGGGTGAGGGTGCGATCGGGATGTTGCATCAGGTATTCTAAGAGTTGAAATTCTTTAGCTGTCAGACTCCCAGACTGTTCGCGTCCCTGGGAATCGATCGTCACGACTGCATTATTATCATAGTCTAGTCGCAGATTTCCCACTTGCAATCGCTCTGCTTGAAATACTTGGGCGCGGCGTTGCAGAGCGCGAAGTCTAGCAAGGAGTTCTTCCATCCTAAAGGGTTTGACTAGATAATCATCAGCTCCTGCATCCAATCCGGTAATTTTATTCTCCATCCGATCTTTGGCAGTCAACATCAGGATGGGTAGAGTATATTTTTCTGCTCGTAATCGCTGACAGATCTCGATTCCAGACATTTTGGGCAACATCCAATCGATTATTGCCAACGCATAGGTTGTTTCGCCAGCGGAGATGCTACGCAAGCGATCGTTGGTTAAATATTCCCAGCCAGTTTTGCCATCTTCCGCCCAATCTACTACATATTGATGGCGAGAAAGGATTTTCTGGATGATGCTACCCAAGTCTGGTTCGTCTTCGATGAGTAAAATTTTCATACTTAACCGTAATCGTTCCCTAATTAAGGGCACCTGAGTCTGGTTTATCTTCGATCTGTAAAATCTTTATAACTACGATCGTCGCCTAACTAGATGAAATTGAGATGAAATCTTAGCTTAACTGATTATTTCATCTCAATTTCATCTCATCTCGCTAGGATCTTATGTAATGTCAACATTATAATTATTTCTAGCACTTATGAATTCTAAAGTTAAATTACTCGCACCGATTGCTCTCATCTTAGGCGGGATTGGTTTCGGCTCCTTAGCGATTGCTAATTTAACAAATCGGGGGTCAAATTCAACACTTGCCCAAAACTCAGGGGGGATGAACCACGGTGGCATGAACCACGGTGGTATGAATCATAATATGGATATCGGGCCTGCTGATGCTAACTACGACCTGCGCTTTATCGATAGTATGATTCCCCATCACCAAGGTGCCTTAGTTATGGCTCAAGAAGTTCTCCAAAAATCCAAACGACCCGAACTAATTAAGCTAGCTAAAGGTATTATCACCGAACAGAAAAAAGAAATCGCTCAGATGCAGCAGTGGCGCAAACAATGGTATCCCAAAGCATCGGCAACACCGATGATGTGGCACACTGCTATGAATCATGAAATGGCAATGACAGCCGAACATAAACAATCGATGATGATGAGTATGTCATTGGGTAAAGCCGATGCTGGATTCGATCGCAGATTTCTCGATGCGATGATTCCCCATCATCAAGGTGCCGTGACAATGGGGCAAGATTTATTGAAAAAATCCAAACGTCCAGAGATGCAAAAACTCGCTCGAAATATAATTACATCTCAACAGGCAGAGATCGCTCAGATGACTCAATGGCAGAGAGAATGGTCTGCAAGTAGATAGTTAGTAAAATTTTATCTCATCTGAAGTGTGAATGGGGGTGTAAGCAATCGCTTACACCCCTTGTTTGAATTTTGACAGAAGTGTGTCACGCTCCAGGTCGATCCAAGCTTGTTTCAGGTTAATCTAGATCGGATTAGTAATCCAGAATACGAATTTTCGTGGGGATTAAGAGCCGTAAAATTACTTCAATATCGCAGACTGAATTTTGATGATGTTAAGCTATGTTTAGATAGAGAAATAGCTGAATTTAGAAAAAAGTATCGAGCTACGATTAGTTGCAAGTTGTATTGAATTTTTATTCAAACCTATAAATTCACCTCGATTTCATTGTATTTTCATTAGAATTTCATATCACATTGTTAATCTGTAAATAGAGAGGTTATTCGATCCAAAGTAAAAGGTATATTTTATGAAACGTTATCTGTCGATCGGCATAGCAGTTGTTGCCATTTCATTAGCTGCAAATACACCTGTAGAAGCACGAGGTAAAACTGAAGTAGTGACAAAGCCAGAAGTATCTCAACCATTAATGCTAGCAGCAGATCGCCCTTCTTCAGGATATATTACTCCATTTGAATTAGTTACTAGTGCTTATCAGGGTCAATATCGGGATCATTCTATTCCTGGATTTGGCTCGTTTATTTATGAGATCGGTACTGGAAAAATTACTGCTAAAGATTTAGTTAAAGCCGCAATTGATTCTAAAAGACTACCACCACAGGCAATCTCCGATCTCAGTTATATGAATTATGTCAGTCTTCAGTTGAGATCGATGCGGTTTTAAACTAGACGTGTATAGTTCGCTCCCAATGTTACAGAGCTGTCTAACAAATATTTGAAAATCCCAGATCCTGCGTAACAATTGAGCTTCTTATCACCTCAAGCTTTGAGGTGATTTTTTGTGGCGATCGTCATAGCGAACGCTTATCCAAATTTTAGTCTGACATAATTAGATGCTAAAGTTGTGCTAACTAAATTAGATGAATATTGAGTTTAAAATTTCACTTAAATTTCATATTAAGCGCGTAAGCTATATATAGCTGGATACAGTATTTTGCATTGCAATAAAATATGTCGGTTGCAATTATACAATTGAACGATGTCCGATCTGCATATAGCGTGAAATTCACGATTTTAATAAATGCTGTAAACGGCTTCACATCTGGAAATCAATCGAGAGTTACTCCAAATGAAAAAACAAAACATTTTAACGGGTGCTATTGCTAGCATGATGGTTACTCTAGTCTTGAGTCAAGCTAGCTATGCCAATGAATCTAACAATAATGCTTCTAAATCCAGTCCACTATCGGTTCGCACCCAAACTCATGAAGTAGCTATGTTTAACAAACAAGGAAAACCTCACAAACATCCTACAGGCAAGAAAATAAATAAACCAAAGAAAGTATCGAAAGCATCGAAAGCCTAAGTTGGTATTCGTAGCCAAGAAAATTAGACCACATCAAAAACTTAGTTGAATTTTAAGGGAAGTGCGGCAACTGCTGCACTTCCCTTATTGATTTATAAAACGCTAACGCTCTGCTCGATCGATTTATTCACCTGTAAGTGTTGCGACACGCAGACTAGATAAGGCGCGATTGTAATCGATAATCGCCGTGATGCGATTGCCACGAGCGCGAGCCAGAGCAGTCTGGGCTTGAATGACATCAGTTTGCGTACCCACCCCCGCCTGAAAGCGCAGACGAGCTAGTTTGAGACTTTCCTCAGCTTGTTGGAGAGCTTGAGCAGAAGTCGCGATATTTTTTTGATTGGAGTTGAGACTGTTGTAGGCTTGTTCGACTTCAAATCGGATTTGATTGCGGGTGGTTGTGAACTGGTTTTCAAAAATCTCTTGATTGACTCGTTCTCTGTTTGAGCCAGCTCTGGCAAAACCACCATCAAAGAAGTTCCACCTCAACTGTGCGCCGATACTATAATTATCTTGGGCAGAAGTAGAAGCTGTTAGACTTTTGCCCAAAGTGTAGTTGGCAAAAAGATCGACCTGAGCGGAGTCAGCCGCAGCAGCTACAATTTGTTGTTGTTGGCTGATGGTGCGGCGGGCTAGTTGTTGCTTAACTTCGGGGCGATTTTTGTATGCTAAAACCACACTATCTTCCAAAGAATAGCCCCAAGCCCCTAACTCACGCACGGTATCGGCAGCTTTAAATTCAGTATTGTTATCGACACTCAGTCGCTGGGCGATCCTTTTACGGGCGGTTTGCTGTTGTCCTTGAGCGTTGGTGAGATCTTGATTAGCAGTAGCCAGTTGGACTTGAGCGCGGAGGATGTCAAATCTCGTACCTACACCAGCTTTTTCTTGGAGTTGAGCCTCGCTCAAACTACGGGTTGCATCCGCGACGGCGGCTTGATTGATGATGACGGATGAATCGGCGGCTTGGAGATCGTAGTATGCTGTGATGACCTGATCGCGTACCAATTGTTCGATTCGCACCAGATCGAGCCTGTCGAAGTTAACTTGCTCTTGGGCGGCGCGAACGCTACTCTGGTTTCGACCTGCGCTCAGGATACTATAGGTGGCTTGGAGGCTGCCTTGGATGTTCGTACTAGTGCTGTTGCCAAATTGAGATTGTGTCCCGACAATTAATGGCGATCCTTGATTTTGGACGGCACTTCTCAAACCTACTTGCACTGCTTGAGCGGCTTGCGCTTCAATAATTCCGACTTTAGAGCGATTTACTGTCAGCCGAGCGGCTTGAACTTCCCGATTGTTACCAAATGCGATGTCGAGTGCCTGTTGCAGAGTGATAGATTTGTTGCCAGTAATCCGAACCTCATTACCTGTTTTGGGAAGATTGAGATTATTTTGAAGCTTGATATTATTGTTAGGTGTTGGGGTTGCAGGAGTAGTTTGGGCGAGAATCTGTGACGATTTATCGATACTTGCAGAATCCAGAGATTTTGCCTGAGTGGATTCGATTCTACCTAATCCGCCCAATCCCAGCACAATAATCGCCCCAATTGTTGGCAATCCGATCGCTATTTGGCGTTGGGGTAGTCTCTCCTGCGGAGAATCGTTCGGTGAAGATGCTCCAGCTTTAATTGGCAGGCAACTAATTTGTAAATCTGTCTGTTGGAGCAAAATCTTTTGTGAATGTTCGCTCTTTCTATTTAATATATGAATCAATTTGATTAGAGTTGGCATGTTTGATTGTCTAAGAGATCGGGTATTTAGCTCGCGAGCTGCTCTTGCTCCAGCGGCTGTGCCAAAGAATTACTCCCAATATTAGACGCTAGTAACAACTCGCAATTGAATCGGTCAAGCACTCAGTTTAAAATCCGTTAGTGAAATTTAGATGAATTTAATTCACCTGAATTTCATCTAGCACTGCAAAACTAGGAACTATCGGCGTTTAGTTGAGCAACTATGGCTATAAATACCAAATCACACATAGCTTCATCTTCAAATCTCACTCCAGCCGTCCGCGTAGTGGGGTGGTTAAGCTGGCTATTACTACCCGTCTGGATCTCGCTAGTATCGCCATCAGTACTCGCTCATGGCGGGCATGGTAATGAATTTGGCTCTCAAGATGGAACGAAAAGTACCAAGGTGCAGATCGATGGAGCAACCGCTCAACAGATTGGCGTGCAAACAGTCGCTGCCAAAAAACAAAGTTTGAATGTCGAAATTTCTGCTACCGGACAAATTGAATTATTACCTAGTAAAAAGGTCGAAGTCACCGCACCGATTCGGGGTAAACTCGTTCAGCTTTTGGTACAACCTGGGGCTAGAGTCAAAGTAGGGCAAATCCTCGCGACGCTCTCTAGCCCCGAACTCAATGACTTACGAACCAGTTCTCTCGAAAAGAAATCGACAGCCCTCGCGCTGCTCCAACAAGCTCAAACCGATCGCAACCTCGCCCAACAGAGCTACCAAAAAATCGTCGAAATCGCCACCGCTGAAACCAATCAGGCTCGGAGTCAATTAGCTGCGGCTAAATCTAGGCTGGCGCGAGAGCAACAACTCGTCAAAAGTGGCTCGATCGTCCGAGCGGCAAAAAATAGCTATCAGCGTCAACAACAAATTGCCACCGCCGAAATTAGCTCCGCTCGAACCGAACTAGAGTTAGCTCAGGAACGGTACCAAAAGGATGTAGAACTAGTTAAGAGTGGGGCACTGGCACGCCGTCAGATGTTGGAATCTCAGGCTAAACTAGCCGAGGCGAGAACTGCATTAGTCAAAGCGCAAAGTCAGCCTGGAGTTTTGAGTGCAGAAACAGAATTGCGAAAAGCTGAAACCGATTTGCCCCTGCGAGAATTGCGGGATGCCGAAAAGCAAGTAGCCGAAGCCACAGGGCAATTGGCTAGAGCGATGAACCAAAAATCGGTAGTCGAAGCCAACGCTCAACTCCAAAGAGCGAACTCAGCCGTAACCGCCGCCCAAACTCAGCTCAAACTCAGCGATGCTAGTTACCAGGGGCGACTGGCACAATTGGGAAATCGGGCTAATGCTGAGGGGATCGTCACCGTTACCGCCCCGATCGATGGGACGATCGCCGATCGCGAAATCACGATCGGGCAGTCTGTCGCCGATGCTGGTGCGAGGTTAATGACGATTACTGACGATCGACAAGTGTTGGCAACGGCAAATATCTACGAACGGGATTTAGGACGATTAAAAATCGGTCAGCAGGTTAGTGTGAAAGTGCCTGGAGCAAGCGAGCGAGTGTTTTCAGGTCAAATCTCGCGAATTGGGACGGCAGTAGACTCCCAGAGCCGTGTAGTACCCGTTCAAGCAACCTTGGATAATAGCCAGGGGCTACTCAAAGCCGGAACTTTCGCCGAAATCAAGCTGGCGACAAGTCAAATTACTATCCCTGTCGTCGTAATTCCGGCTAGTGCGGTAGTAGAAGCAGACCAAGAGAAATTAGTATATGTCAAAAGTGGCGACAGCTATCAGCCCACAACCGTCACCCTCGGACAAACTGTTGGCGATCTAGTCGAAGTCAAGACCGGACTATTTGCTGGCGATCTGGTCGTCAATAAACGCGCGCCTCAACTCTATGCCCAATCTTTAAAAAAGCAGCCAGCTAGTGAGGAGAAAACAACAACAGCAGCCAAACCTGAAGCTGTTAGTCAAAACCAAATACCAACTTATCTCATTTGGGGATTAGTACCTGTTGCGGGCATTCTCGGCGGTAGTGCTTGGTGGTTAAAGAAAAGAAGCGAACGGAACGCCAATAGTTCGACTGATTTTATCGAGCCAGAGGACGAACTGAATTATCTGCCCAATGAGGAAATACCCGCAATTGAGGAAGATCCCAAACACCATAGTTATCCAAACTCCGCTCGATATCCACAGATCGGTGCTACTTCGCGAGACGTTGGCGAAGCCTCTCGGAACGAGAATCGCTG
Encoded proteins:
- a CDS encoding TRADD-N-associated membrane domain-containing protein, translating into MLSLKNLSILLNNPSANTFRHDREIDREIERAIWIDRVNQARISSYCALVVTGISSVGDFIGIILVLKGQITIGVLTSLCGFLANNRFEKIATAANHRLDRMMRYD
- a CDS encoding NAD(P)H-binding protein, whose translation is MTTSGSIFLAGASRGVGHQIARILATQNLPVLALIRSPASQSDLQAMNVETIVGDALNLSDVINAMNGRISAIVSTIGGYGNDSCKTVSRQA
- a CDS encoding TolC family protein, which produces MPTLIKLIHILNRKSEHSQKILLQQTDLQISCLPIKAGASSPNDSPQERLPQRQIAIGLPTIGAIIVLGLGGLGRIESTQAKSLDSASIDKSSQILAQTTPATPTPNNNIKLQNNLNLPKTGNEVRITGNKSITLQQALDIAFGNNREVQAARLTVNRSKVGIIEAQAAQAVQVGLRSAVQNQGSPLIVGTQSQFGNSTSTNIQGSLQATYSILSAGRNQSSVRAAQEQVNFDRLDLVRIEQLVRDQVITAYYDLQAADSSVIINQAAVADATRSLSEAQLQEKAGVGTRFDILRAQVQLATANQDLTNAQGQQQTARKRIAQRLSVDNNTEFKAADTVRELGAWGYSLEDSVVLAYKNRPEVKQQLARRTISQQQQIVAAAADSAQVDLFANYTLGKSLTASTSAQDNYSIGAQLRWNFFDGGFARAGSNRERVNQEIFENQFTTTRNQIRFEVEQAYNSLNSNQKNIATSAQALQQAEESLKLARLRFQAGVGTQTDVIQAQTALARARGNRITAIIDYNRALSSLRVATLTGE
- the rppA gene encoding two-component system response regulator RppA — its product is MKILLIEDEPDLGSIIQKILSRHQYVVDWAEDGKTGWEYLTNDRLRSISAGETTYALAIIDWMLPKMSGIEICQRLRAEKYTLPILMLTAKDRMENKITGLDAGADDYLVKPFRMEELLARLRALQRRAQVFQAERLQVGNLRLDYDNNAVVTIDSQGREQSGSLTAKEFQLLEYLMQHPDRTLTHDQIRNRIWPLDSESASNVVAAQIRLLRKKLAELGCESSIETMRGFGYRLNSIHK
- a CDS encoding efflux RND transporter periplasmic adaptor subunit — encoded protein: MAINTKSHIASSSNLTPAVRVVGWLSWLLLPVWISLVSPSVLAHGGHGNEFGSQDGTKSTKVQIDGATAQQIGVQTVAAKKQSLNVEISATGQIELLPSKKVEVTAPIRGKLVQLLVQPGARVKVGQILATLSSPELNDLRTSSLEKKSTALALLQQAQTDRNLAQQSYQKIVEIATAETNQARSQLAAAKSRLAREQQLVKSGSIVRAAKNSYQRQQQIATAEISSARTELELAQERYQKDVELVKSGALARRQMLESQAKLAEARTALVKAQSQPGVLSAETELRKAETDLPLRELRDAEKQVAEATGQLARAMNQKSVVEANAQLQRANSAVTAAQTQLKLSDASYQGRLAQLGNRANAEGIVTVTAPIDGTIADREITIGQSVADAGARLMTITDDRQVLATANIYERDLGRLKIGQQVSVKVPGASERVFSGQISRIGTAVDSQSRVVPVQATLDNSQGLLKAGTFAEIKLATSQITIPVVVIPASAVVEADQEKLVYVKSGDSYQPTTVTLGQTVGDLVEVKTGLFAGDLVVNKRAPQLYAQSLKKQPASEEKTTTAAKPEAVSQNQIPTYLIWGLVPVAGILGGSAWWLKKRSERNANSSTDFIEPEDELNYLPNEEIPAIEEDPKHHSYPNSARYPQIGATSRDVGEASRNENR
- the rppB gene encoding two-component system sensor histidine kinase RppB, translated to MHQNRLFNRTRIQLTITYALVIGSIALLCGLAIHLVMVRAFARTVDRELNTLAGTVHDTLEAVLQQPEIVNPVVMNVLPGLCIVGQECLPVKPHSKIAELTKKQGYCLRLLNLKGQTIATLGSKQHKFTGNVALPRENKIPTMDWETITDDRGERYHFHTIPLKTINNRDWGYLQVAQSFDRLDEYMSSLHLILIFGIPLAMLLIGGASWWLSGLAIEPIYQSYQQIQQFTADAAHELRTPLAVTSIAVENALDVEVIEPETRNNWEIAQRQIRHLTRLAEDLLWLSRLEAKQLPMQFQPCCLNDLVSDLEEELAPIALANPIDLRLEILVKQPIYVMGDSDRLYRAIANLINNAIQYTPTDGVVTIRLESSERHAIVTIQDNGIGIAEADLPHIFDRFYRVQADRWRSLSSGESRNTGGTGLGLAIVRAIVQAHHGSIEVDSQLDLGTKFIVRLPIKATPSKMSSQNQIV
- a CDS encoding NACHT domain-containing protein, with protein sequence MKQLAMLCCGSNFQPERVPIFVTLKDFAEAPAQPSVLEYIDRQWVDRGVTATAKTLLSAGRALVLLDGLDEVREIDHDRVRKAIENFTNLYRKCQIVITCRIAAWEYKFEHFTEVEVADFDEKQIAEFINKWFQAKGKPLTAERMLSKLKEREPVMELATNPLLLTLLCLIFGEGSEFPSNRSELYKEGLDVLLKKWDAKRDIERHQVYKKLSLKRKEDLLSQIAFDTFDRGEYFFKQSTVERHITDYIRNISGAATDEEALQLDSELVLRSIMAQHGLLVERAKGIFSFSHLTFHEYFTAKWIVDSFAVHGDLLFLKSVKNVSERRWREVFFLLLGMLPNASSHLLKIKKEIDGILAGDESHYQCSNAQM
- a CDS encoding DUF305 domain-containing protein, whose amino-acid sequence is MNSKVKLLAPIALILGGIGFGSLAIANLTNRGSNSTLAQNSGGMNHGGMNHGGMNHNMDIGPADANYDLRFIDSMIPHHQGALVMAQEVLQKSKRPELIKLAKGIITEQKKEIAQMQQWRKQWYPKASATPMMWHTAMNHEMAMTAEHKQSMMMSMSLGKADAGFDRRFLDAMIPHHQGAVTMGQDLLKKSKRPEMQKLARNIITSQQAEIAQMTQWQREWSASR